The Bos mutus isolate GX-2022 chromosome 7, NWIPB_WYAK_1.1, whole genome shotgun sequence genome window below encodes:
- the LOC102274206 gene encoding LOW QUALITY PROTEIN: protocadherin beta-2 (The sequence of the model RefSeq protein was modified relative to this genomic sequence to represent the inferred CDS: inserted 9 bases in 7 codons; substituted 3 bases at 3 genomic stop codons), whose amino-acid sequence MKAGDRMESSLKQRQVLIFLVLLGITQAGSEPRHYSVAEEMNSGSFVANLLKDLGLGVDDLAAQAXRVVSELEKKKKRLHFERXTEDLLLNEKQDQEELCGLIEPYVLPFQILLGNPLQFFQAEIWIRGPXDKEIILKISESITPGTTFQIECALDLDVGINSFQXYTVSPNSHFRLKLQDSSKGTILPQPGLDKTLDREEQPEIRLTLPALDGGIPPKSGTAXLDISDNVPEFAXLHYEVQVLEHCPIGFQAAISARDLDIGTNGEISYVFSQAPEDICKTFQINAKSGEILLIRELDFXSIQTSTLNIQATDGGGLSGSCVVPVQVMDLNDNPPELTIXLFNEILENLRETIIAVFSVSDTDSGQWKDGLLHPRDLPFNLKPSVKNFYTLVTNAALDREARSKYNITITVTDMGTPRLKTEHNITVLVSDVNDNAPAFTQTSYTLWVRENNSPALHIGSVSATDTDANAQVTYSLLPPPDPLVXLASLVSINPDNGHLFALTSLDYEALRAFEFHVGATDRGSPALSSQALVRVLVADANDNAPFVLYPLQNASAPCTELVPRAAEPGYLVTKVVAVDGDAGQNAWLSYQLLKATEPGLFGVWAHNGEVRTARLLSERDAPKQRLVVLVKDNGEPPLSASVTLHVLLVDGFSQPYLPAPEAEAAAAAPADPLTVYLVVALASVSSLFLFSVLVFVAVRLCRRXRGASAGRCPVAEGHFPGHLVDVSSMGTLSQSYQYEVCLTGGWGLNEFKFLKPILASSLVQDTGQE is encoded by the exons ATGAAGGCAGGAGACAGAATGGAGAGCTCTCTGAAACAAAGGCAAGTCTTGATATTCCTTGTTTTGCTGGGCATAACTCAGGCTGGTTCTGAGCCTAGGCATTATTCAGTGGCTGAGGAAATGAACAGTGGCTCCTTTGTGGCCAATCTATTGAAAGACCTGGGACTGGGGGTAGATGATCTAGCTGCTCAGG CCAGGGTTGTTTccgaattggaaaaaaaaaaaaagcgtttgCATTTTGAAAGGTAGACCGAGGATTTGTTGTTAAATGAGAAACAGGACCAGGAGGAGCTGTGTGGCCTTATCGAACCCTATGTACTACCTTTCCAAATATTACTAGGCAATCCCTTGCAGTTTTTCCAGGCTGAGATATGGATTAGGGGTCC agacaaagaaataattttgaaaatttcagaaAGTATCACTCCCGGAACTACTTTCCAGATAGAGTGTGCCCTGGACTTAGATGTAGGAATCAACAGTTTCC GTTATACAGTCAGCCCCAATTCCCACTTCCGTCTTAAATTACAAGACAGTTCCAAGGGCACAATATTACCACAGCCGGGGCTGGACAAAACACTGGATCGAGAGGAACAGCCTGAGATCAGATTAACCCTCCCAGCACTGGATGGCGGGATTCCACCCAAGTCTGGGACTG GATTAGACATCAGTGATAATGTCCCCGAGTTTGCATAGCTGCACTATGAGGTGCAAGTCCTGGAACACTGCCCCATTGGATTCCAGGCTGCCATCTCTGCCAGAGATTTAGATATTGGAACCAATGGAGAAATATCTTATGTATTTTCGCAAGCACCTGAAGATATCTgcaaaacatttcaaataaatgcaaaatcgGGAGAAATCCTTTTAATACGGGAACTGGATTTCTAATCTATCCAGACCTCTACTTTAAATATTCAGGCGACAGATGGTGGGGGCCTTTCTGGAAGTTGTGTGGTGCCTGTTCAAGTGATGGATTTGAATGACAACCCTCCGGAACTGACCAT TCTTTTCAATGAAATCCTAGAAAATTTGCGGGAGACCATAATTGCTGTATTCAGCGTTTCAGACACTGACTCGGGACAATGGAAGGACGGCTTGCTCCATCCAAGAGATCTCCCTTTCAATCTTAAACCCTCTGTTAAAAACTTTTATACTTTAGTCACAAACGCAGCCCTGGACCGAGAAGCAAGATCCAAATATAACATCACCATCACGGTCACTGACATGGGAACCCCAAGACTGAAAACCGAGCACAACATAACCGTGCTGGTGTCCGACGTCAACGACAACGCCCCCGCCTTCACCCAGACCTCCTACACCCTGTGGGTCCGCGAAAACAACAGCCCCGCCCTGCACATCGGCAGCGTCAGCGCCACAGACACAGACGCCAACGCCCAGGTCACCTACTCGCTGCTGCCGCCCCCCGACCCGCTCG CGCTCGCCTCCCTCGTGTCCATCAACCCTGACAATGGCCACCTCTTCGCTCTCACGTCCCTGGACTACGAGGCCCTAAGAGCCTTCGAGTTCCACGTGGGCGCCACCGACCGCGGCTCGCCCGCGCTCAGCAGCCAGGCGCTGGTGCGCGTGCTCGTGGCGGACGCCAACGACAACGCGCCCTTCGTGCTCTACCCGCTGCAGAACGCCTCGGCGCCCTGCACCGAGCTGGTGCCCAGGGCGGCCGAGCCGGGCTACCTGGTGACCAAGGTGGTGGCGGTGGACGGCGACGCGGGCCAGAACGCCTGGCTGTCGTACCAGCTGCTCAAGGCCACGGAGCCCGGGCTGTTCGGCGTGTGGGCGCACAACGGCGAGGTGCGCACGGCGCGGCTGCTGAGCGAGCGCGACGCGCCCAAGCAGCGGCTGGTGGTGCTGGTCAAGGACAACGGCGAGCCGCCGCTGTCGGCCAGCGTCACGCTGCACGTGCTGCTGGTGGACGGCTTCTCGCAGCCCTACCTGCCGGCCCCGGAAGCGGAAGCGGCGGCCGCGGCGCCGGCCGACCCGCTCACCGTCTACCTGGTGGTGGCCTTGGCGTCGGTGTCGTCGCTCTTCCTCTTCTCGGTGCTGGTGTTCGTAGCGGTGCGGCTGTGCAGGA GGCGGGGGGCCTCGGCGGGTCGCTGCCCGGTGGCCGAGGGCCACTTCCCAGGCCACCTGGTGGACGTCAGCAGCATGGGGACCCTGTCCCAGAGCTACCAGTACGAGGTGTGCTTGACGGGAGGCTGGGGGTTAAATGAGTTTAAATTCTTGAAACCGATTCTTGCTAGTAGTCTGGTTCAAGACACTGGGCAGGAGTAG
- the LOC102274777 gene encoding LOW QUALITY PROTEIN: protocadherin beta-4 (The sequence of the model RefSeq protein was modified relative to this genomic sequence to represent the inferred CDS: inserted 1 base in 1 codon): METLERIQPNRQVTTFILMVILSQANPAPIRYSVLEETESGSFIAHLTKDLGLEIGELKARSARVVCDDDKQRLLLDRQTGDLLLREKLDREDICGSDEPCVLHFQVFLETPVQFFEGELLIQDINDHSPVFPNREMLLKIPENSQPGTVFPLKLAQDLDVGSNGLQKYTINANSHFHVLTRNHSDGKKYPDLVQDKVLDREEQSEFSLTLMALDGGSPPRSGTSMVRILIMDVNDNAPEFVHTPYEVQVLENSPLDSLILTVLARDVDAGNFGTVSYSLFQASEEIKQTFSINEVTGEIRLTKKLDFEQTKSYHVETEATDGGGLSGKGTVVIEVVDVNDNAPELTISSLISSIPENAPETVVSIFRIRDRDSGDNGKMICSIPDNLPFILKPTFKNFYTLVTDSPLDRESQAEYIITITVTDMGTPRLKTEHNITVLVSDVNDNAPAFTQTSYTLWVRENNSPALHIGSVSATDTDADANAQVTYSLLPPPDPLVPLASLVSINPDNGHLFALTSLDYEALRAFEFHVGATDRGSPALSSQALVRVLVADANDNAPFVLYPLQNASAPCTELVPRAAEPGYLVTKVVAVDGDAGQNAWLSYQLLKATEPGLFGVWAHNGEVRTARLLSERDAPKQRLVVLVKDNGEPPLSASVTLHVLLVDGFAPYLPAPXAEAAAAAPADPLTVYLVVALASVSSLFLFSVLVFVAVRLCRRGGAASAGRCPVAEGHFPGHLVDVSGTGTLSQSYQYEVCLTGDHRTGEFKFLKPIFPNLLVQDNEREIKESPNCRNSFVFS; the protein is encoded by the exons ATGGAGACGCTAGAGAGAATTCAACCCAACAGGCAAGTGACAACCTTTATTTTGATGGTAATCTTGTCTCAGGCTAACCCTGCGCCTATTCGTTATTCTGTTCTGGAAGAAACAGAGAGCGGCTCCTTTATAGCCCATTTAACCAAGGACCTGGGCCTGGAAATTGGGGAGCTGAAGGCACGGTCGGCTCGGGTGGTTTGTGACGATGACAAGCAGCGCTTGCTGCTGGATCGTCAGACTGGAGATTTGCTTTTGAGGGAGAAACTAGACCGGGAAGACATATGTGGCTCCGATGAACCCTGTGTGCTGCATTTCCAAGTGTTCCTGGAAACTCCAGTGCAATTTTTTGAAGGAGAATTATTAATACAGGACATAAATGACCACTCCCCAGTATTCCCAAATAGggaaatgcttttgaaaatacCGGAAAACAGCCAGCCAGGGACTGTATTTCCGTTGAAATTAGCTCAGGATTTGGACGTGGGTAGCAACGGTCTTCAAAAATACACCATCAACGCCAATTCTCATTTTCACGTTCTCACTCGAAATCATAGTGATGGCAAGAAATATCCAGATTTGGTGCAGGACAAAGTGCTGGATCGAGAGGAGCAGTCAGAGTTCAGCTTAACCCTAATGGCGCTGGATGGTGGGTCTCCACCTAGGTCCGGCACCAGCATGGTGCGAATCCTGATCATGGACGTCAATGACAATGCTCCCGAGTTTGTGCACACTCCATATGAGGTGCAGGTTTTGGAAAACAGCCCTCTAGACTCCCTAATACTTACAGTTTTAGCTAGGGATGTAGATGCTGGAAACTTTGGGACTGTTTCCTATAGCTTGTTCCAAGCCTCAGAGGAAATTAAACAAACTTTCTCAATAAATGAAGTCACAGGAGAAATCCGACTGACAAAGAAATTGGATTTTGAACAAACCAAATCTTACCACGTGGAAACTGAGGCTACAGATGGAGGAGGCCTTTCCGGGAAAGGCACTGTAGTAATAGAGGTGGTAGATGTGAATGACAATGCCCCTGAACTTACCATATCTTCACTCATCAGCTCCATCCCAGAAAACGCCCCGGAGACCGTGGTCTCTATCTTCCGAATTCGAGATAGAGACTCCGGAGACAATGGAAAGATGATTTGCTCCATTCCAGACAATCTGCCATTCATTTTAAAACCGACTTTCAAGAATTTCTACACCCTGGTAACTGACAGCCCTCTTGACAGAGAAAGTCAAGCCGAGTACATTATCACTATCACGGTCACTGACATGGGAACCCCAAGACTGAAAACCGAGCACAACATAACCGTGCTGGTGTCCGACGTCAACGACAACGCCCCCGCCTTCACCCAGACCTCCTACACCCTGTGGGTCCGCGAGAACAACAGCCCCGCCCTGCACATCGGCAGCGTCAGCGCCACAGACACAGACGCGGACGCCAACGCCCAGGTCACCTACTCGCTGCTGCCGCCCCCCGACCCGCTCGTGCCCCTCGCCTCCCTCGTGTCCATCAACCCCGACAATGGCCACCTCTTCGCCCTCACGTCCCTGGACTACGAGGCCCTAAGAGCCTTCGAGTTCCACGTGGGCGCCACCGACCGCGGCTCGCCCGCGCTCAGCAGCCAGGCGCTGGTGCGCGTGCTCGTGGCGGACGCCAACGACAACGCGCCCTTCGTGCTCTACCCGCTGCAGAACGCCTCGGCGCCCTGCACCGAGCTGGTGCCCAGGGCGGCCGAGCCGGGCTACCTGGTGACCAAGGTGGTGGCGGTGGACGGCGACGCGGGCCAGAACGCCTGGCTGTCGTACCAGCTGCTCAAGGCCACGGAGCCCGGGCTGTTCGGCGTGTGGGCGCACAACGGCGAGGTGCGCACGGCGCGGCTGCTGAGCGAGCGCGACGCGCCCAAGCAGCGGCTGGTGGTGCTGGTCAAGGACAACGGCGAGCCGCCGCTGTCGGCCAGCGTCACGCTGCACGTGCTGCTGGTGGACGGCTTCGCGCCTTACCTGCCGGCCC AAGCGGAAGCGGCGGCCGCGGCGCCGGCCGACCCGCTCACCGTCTACCTGGTGGTGGCCTTGGCGTCGGTGTCGTCGCTCTTCCTCTTCTCGGTGCTGGTGTTCGTGGCGGTGCGGCTGTGCAGGAGGGGCGGGGCGGCCTCGGCGGGTCGCTGCCCGGTGGCCGAGGGCCACTTCCCGGGCCACCTGGTGGACGTCAGCGGCACGGGGACCCTGTCCCAGAGCTACCAGTACGAGGTGTGTCTGACGGGAGACCACAGAACTGGTGAGTTCAAATTCCTGAAGCCGATATTCCCTAACCTCTTGGTTCAGGACAACgagagagaaatcaaggaaagccCCAACTGTAGAAATAGCTTTGTATTCAGTTAA